Below is a window of Candidatus Methylomirabilota bacterium DNA.
CGCTGTGCTGGTGCGCTCGGACAAGTCCTGGCACGCGGTATCGCCGGTCGTCAAAAGTTGCCGTCAATCTCGCCTCAGCATGACCGTGACCTTCTACACGCCGGGGTCGATTAGCACCATGTGGCCGCCGGGCGATACGACACCCCTGCACCGCTACGACGGAATCAATAACGAGAAGGCGGCGGGCGGCTCCCTGGGTCTATGGACAAAGCTATACAGAAGAATTCGGGATGAATTATTTAACCCGGAATAAATCGCTTCAAGGAGCAGGTGCACGAGCTGTACAGGAGCGCGAGGATGCCGGGCCTGGCCCACCTCTAGTCGGCGAGGAGGGCGTGGCGTTCGGCGTCTGAGAGGCCCCGCGCCGCGACGACTACCTGGGGCCCGCGCGACCTTCCTCAGGCTCTCCGCCGATCCGCCTGGGTGAGCTGACCGCTGAACTCTTCGACCCGCGTCGGCTTGTTCAAGAGCCGCCAGACCAGATTCCACGAGTACTTCAACAGTTGCTTGTCGATCTTGAGCCGAGCGAACGGGGATCCCTTCGACCAACCGAGGTCGTCCCAGTGCCAGGACGCAGGGAGTTGCCCGTCAGCGAGAGACTCCTCGAAGAGCTGGGTGCCGGGGAACGGCTGCACCATAAAGAACTGGCAGCCGATCAAACCCGCATCCATGACCCGCCGCGCGAGCTCGAAGGTGTTCGTGAGCTCCTCGAGGGTCTCGTCGGGGTAGCCGATCATGAAGTTCCCGTCCGCCACGAGCCCTGCCTTGTTCACCTTCCTCACGAGATCGACGACATCGCAGTGCGTGAGATCCCACTTGGCCGACGAGTACTTGTCGATGAGTCGCTGCGTACCCGACTCGAACGGAAGCGAGAGCTTCCGAAAACCCGCGTGATTCAGCGCTTCCAGCAGCTCCTCGGCGACGACGAGCCTCTCCCCCTGCCGCTTGAACAGGTGGACGATGTTCACGCCATTCACGTCGGCAAGCTTGAAGCCGTACGCCGGCAAGGTTCGGAGGATGGCGAACACGCGCCTTTTTTTGGCGAGGAAGGAGTCGTCGTTGATGAAGAGGTACCGCACCCCCATGCTCTTGAGCGTGTCGAATTCCCGTGCGATACGTTCCAGCGAGTGGAAGCGCAGGGCCGCCACCTCGCCGGCCTCGCCGCCGCGCTCCTTCGAGATGTGGCAATAGGTACAGCGAAAGGGACAGCCCCTGGACGTGAAGACCGCGGCATAGCGGGGCTGCGGATCCCCCTCCATCCACCCCTCTTTGCCGCCCCAGACCCGGCTGATCTCCCAATACCGCTCGTTGGGAAGCTTCTCCCGGGAGGGCATCGGGAATTCGTCGAGATCGAGCGTGAGATTCTGCACCGGGGTGGAGACCGTGCGGCCGTCCTGCCGCCACGCGATGCCGGAGACGTCTACCGGAGCCGCACCTCCCGAGCGCAGGAAGTGCGCGAACTGGACGATCGACTTCTCGCCCTCCGAGAGAAAGACCGCGTCGAACCCGTGATCGAAGAAGTGCTCTTTGAGACTGCGCGCGTTCACGCCGCCGGCCACCAGGATCTTCTCGGGGTAGGCTTCCCTGATCAGCCGGCTGACCTCGAAGCAGCGCGACGTCTGTTGCGTGAAGATGGAGGTCACCGCGATCACGTCGAAGCCGGCCACCTCTTCCAGGATGCGCTCCGGTGACATCCCGATGCGCACCAGGCTCTTGGGGAGCGGGATCTTGCGATAGAACGTATCCTCCAGCCGGTCTTGGCCCGTCCCGATGCTCGAGGATCTGCGATTCGAAACCCGCGGCGGTGAGCGCCGCGTCGAGATACGGCAAGGCCAGCGTGCCGTCCGGTCGGATCATCTCGTCGGCGCTATACTGCAGCGGCGGGAAGGCGAGGAGGAACCGCGGATTCGGGATTCTGCGATTGAGCCGGATCATCGGGTTAACCTGGCGCCGGCGGG
It encodes the following:
- a CDS encoding radical SAM protein; this translates as MRIGMSPERILEEVAGFDVIAVTSIFTQQTSRCFEVSRLIREAYPEKILVAGGVNARSLKEHFFDHGFDAVFLSEGEKSIVQFAHFLRSGGAAPVDVSGIAWRQDGRTVSTPVQNLTLDLDEFPMPSREKLPNERYWEISRVWGGKEGWMEGDPQPRYAAVFTSRGCPFRCTYCHISKERGGEAGEVAALRFHSLERIAREFDTLKSMGVRYLFINDDSFLAKKRRVFAILRTLPAYGFKLADVNGVNIVHLFKRQGERLVVAEELLEALNHAGFRKLSLPFESGTQRLIDKYSSAKWDLTHCDVVDLVRKVNKAGLVADGNFMIGYPDETLEELTNTFELARRVMDAGLIGCQFFMVQPFPGTQLFEESLADGQLPASWHWDDLGWSKGSPFARLKIDKQLLKYSWNLVWRLLNKPTRVEEFSGQLTQADRRRA